Within Halarchaeum grantii, the genomic segment CTCATCGAGGACTATCGCGTCGAGGACGACGCCGACGACGCGGGCGCGTACACGGTCGAGTTGGACGGCTACGCGCTCGGGCAGCGCGAGCACGTGCTGACGCTCCCCGTCGCCGTCGAGCTCCTGCGGCGGCGTCCGGGGACGGACGTCCAGTTCACGCCGGTGGAGGGCGACCGCCCCGGGTTCCGCGTGGCGCTCGCCGACCGCACGCGCCACCAGCCGCGCGGGCTCTTCCGCGTCGCCGCGCCCTAGAGGAGGTCGCGGACGGCCGCGACGGCGTCGGGCGCGTCGTCGCCGAGCACGTAGACGTTCGGCTCGACGCCGAAGCCGCCGGTCTGGTAGAGGACGCGCGCTTCCGGGTTCGCGTCGACGACCGCGCGTATCTCCGCGCGCAGGTCCTCGGCCTCCGCCGGGAACTCGACGGGTGAGAGCCCGCGTTCGGCGAGCGCCGCTATCGTCTCCTCGGAGTACGCGACGTTGAGCGCGGCTCGCGCGTCGCTCCCCGCGTCGCGGGCGGCGAGCAGGACGAGCGCGACGTGCTCGGAGACGCCGAACTCGGGGTCGGCGGGGACCTCAGCGCGCCCCATCACGTCGAAGATGCGCCCCGGGACGCCCGCGACGTCCTCCGGCGTCTCGGCGTCCGCGAGACACTCCACGAGGTTCGAGCCGACCGCCGGGATGAGCGTCGCGAACCCCGAGGTGCGCTCGAGGAGGCGGACGCCGCGACGGACGTCTGCGAGGACGTGCTCGCGCTCGCGGAGGGCGTCCTCGCCCGTCCCCCGGAAGTCGACGTCCATCCCCGCGAGCTCCGGCATCTGCTCGGCGTGGATGTCCGCGAGGACGTCCCCGGGGGCTTCGAGGTCGCGGACGAGCGCTTCGGCCTCCGCGAGCGCGCCGACCCGGGAGAGCGTGCCGTCCGCGAGGCCGTCCGCGACCTCCGCGACGTGCGCCTGCACGCGCTCATCGTCGGCGATGGCGTCGCGAACACCGACGTCGCCCTTCGCGTACTTCGAGACCGCGCTCTGGCTCACACCGAGAAGATCGGCGACCGCCTGCTGCGTGAGACCGCGCTCGCGGAGCGCCGCCGCGAGCAGCGAGCGATACGTCGGGAGGAACTCCTCGACGACGACCTCTTCGAGGAAGCGCATCTAGCGCCCACCCCTGCGGTCGTGCTGGTCGCCGCCGAACTCCTCGTCGCCCTGGATGCGCGAGGCCTGCGGGCCGTCCTGATCCTGATACTTCGAGCCGCGCCCGCTCCCGTAGGGCCGGTCGGCGGGCGTCGCGAGCTCCGTGAAGACGAGTTGGCTGATGCGCATGCCGGGCGAGAGCGCGACGGGCGCGGTACCGAGGTTGGAGAGTTCGAGCGTGATCTTCCCGCGGAATCCGGGGTCGATGAAGCCCGCGGTCGCGTGCACGACGATGGCGAGTCGGCCGAGCGAGGAGCGCCCCTCGACCTGCGCGACGAGGTCGGGCGGGACTTCGACGCGCTCCTTCGTCGTCCCGAGGACGAAGTCGCCGGGGTGGAGGATGAACTCCTCGTCGTCCTCGATGTAGGTCTCGTCGACGTACTCCTCGACCTCGGTCTCGTCGGTCGGGTGGATGCAGGGGATGTTCGCGTGCTGGAACTCGAGGAAGCGCTTGCCGAGTCGGACGTCGATACTCGCGGGCTGTATCTGGAGTTCGGGGTCGTCGAGCGGCTCGACGACGAGGTCGCCGGCCTCCATCCGGTCGAGGAGGTCGGCGTCGGAGAGTATCATATCGGACCCGAGGAGCCGCTGGCTGTTAAACGACCCTCTCTCGGGGCGCGGGTCGCCACGCCTATGTCCGCGCGACCCCCGTCTCTCGGTATGAAGCAGGTCATCGCCGCCCGGACCGACCTCGGGATGGGGCGGGGGAAGCTCGCCGCGCAGGTCGCTCACGCCGCCCTCCAGGCGGCCGAGAAAGCGGACCCCGACGCCGTCCGCGCGTGGAAGGACGCCGGGCAGCCGAAGATCGTCGTGAAGGTCGGCTCCGAGGACGAACTCCTCGGCGTCGCGGAGGAGGCGCGGCGCGCCGGCCTCCCGAGCGCGATCGTCCGGGACGCCGGCCGCACCGAGCTCGAACCCGGCACCGCGACGACGTGCGCGGTCGGCCCCGCGCCCGGCAATCAGGTGGACGCCGTCACGGGCGACCTCTCGCTCTACTGATGCGCGAGGCCCACCCGCTCGAGCGCGCGGTCGGCATGGAGTACTACGCGAGCGACGCGCCCGGCACCGGCGGGTCGCTGCGCGAGTCGGCCGCCGACTTCCGCGTGCGCGAACTCGAGGCCTTCGACACCGAACCCGCGGACGCCGACACCGGCGACTACCCGCACCTCGTCTTCCGCGCGACGCTCACGAACTGGGACACGAACGGCTTCGCGCGCGACCTCTCGAACAAGCTCGGTATCAGCCGCGAGCGCGTCTCGTGGGCGGGGACGAAGGACCGCAACGCCGTCACCACACAGCTCTTCAGCGTGCGCGGCGTCGCCGCCGACGACCTCCCCGAGGTCTCGAACGCGGAACTCGACGTCGTGGGGCGCGCCGGCCGCCCCATCCGCTTCGGCGACCTCCGGGGGAACGACTTCACCATCGTCGTCCGCGACGCCGACTCGGAGCCCGTGGCGGCGGTCACCGACGAACTCGCGGCGTTCGGCGGTGACTGCGGTGACGGCGACGCCGGGACGAGCACGACCGTCGGCGTCCCGAACTACTTCGGCCAGCAGCGCTTCGGGAGCTATCGCGCGATCACCCACGAGGTCGGCCTCCACGTCCTCCGGGGGGAGTGGGAGGACGCCGTGATGACGTACGTCGGGAACCCCTCCGAGCACGAACCGCCGGAGACCCGCGAGGCCCGCGCGCGCGTCGAAGAAGAGCGCGACTGGAGCGCGGCCATCGAGGCGTTCCCGCGCCACTTGCGCTACGAGCGCGCCGTCCTGAACACGCTCGCGGAGAACGGCGGAAGGAGTGCGGGGGACTTCCGCGAGGCCCTCGAGACGTTCCCGTCGAACCTCCAGCGCCTCTTCGTGCACGCCGCCCAGTCCTACGTCTTCAACCTGATCCTCTCCGAGCGCCTCGAGCGCGGCCTGCCGTTCGACCGAGCGGTCGAGGGCGACGTCGTCTGCTTCGCCGACGACGACGGCGACCCCGTCCTCCCCGACACGGACCGCCGCCAGCGCGTCACCGGGCGGCGGGTCGACGTCGTGAACCGCCACGTCGAGCGCGGGCGCGCGTTCGTCACCGCGCCCCTCGTCGGCACCGACACCGAGTTCGGCGACGGCGAACCCGGGGAGATCGAGCGCGGGGTCTGCGAGACGGTCGGCGTCGAGCCCGGCGATTTCGACCTCCCGGGCGCGTTCGACTCCACGGGGACGCGGCGCGCGATCCTCCTCACCACGGACCTCGACGTCACGCGCGACCCGCTGACGTTCGATTTCGCGCTCCCGAAGGGGAGCTACGCGACCGTGCTCCTGCGCGAGTACCTCAAGGCCGGCCCGCTCGACCTCTGAGCGCTCGCACCCGCACCGACCCCCACTGAACCCACACGGGTTTTACGTCCGAGTCGCCTTCCCGGCGGTATGGAGTGTTCGCGCTGCGGGACGCCTCTCGAGAAACCGGGCGACTACTGCCTGGTCTGCGAGACCCGCAACGCGGACACCGTCGTCGTGCACGCCGACCCCGACCACGCGACGCTGACGTTCCTCGACGAGGACGACGTCGTCGGCCGGACGGACATCGCCACCACACCCGAGGAGGACGCCGACCTCGAGGGGCGACGCCTGCGGAACTTTGCGGGCCGGATCGCCGACGAGGTGCGCCGCAAGCGCCCCGAGGAGGTGTACGTCGCGGGCGACCGGTCGGTCGTGCAGGCGGTGCGCGCCGACCTCCACTACACCGTCTACCGCGTCCCCGAGGACGACCCCGTGGCGGCCGTCCTCGAACGCCGCGGGGAGCGCGAGCTCGACGTCGTGGAGAAGGCGCCAGCGGAGAAGATCGGCGGCACGCACAGCACGCTCATCGGCGGGCGCGTCGGCCAGCGCGCCATCCGCGAGGTCGCCGCGCACCCGCACGTGAAGAAGGTGATTCCCGGCCCCATCGAGGCGGGCGGCTCGGGCGCTCGCGGCGGCGTCCGCGCGAAGGTGACGCGCGCGGACGCGAACGGGAACGTCCGCCTCCTCATCCGCGACGGGTCGAGCGTGCAGGAGAACCGCGTCGTCACGACGGCGATGGACCGCGAGACCGGCGAGCGGGTGCGCGACGACCTGAACGAAGCGCTCGCGGACGCGGACCTCGACCGATAGGAGACGCGACTCGCAGGGCTTATGTGCGCGCTGGGG encodes:
- a CDS encoding thiamine-phosphate synthase family protein, with protein sequence MRFLEEVVVEEFLPTYRSLLAAALRERGLTQQAVADLLGVSQSAVSKYAKGDVGVRDAIADDERVQAHVAEVADGLADGTLSRVGALAEAEALVRDLEAPGDVLADIHAEQMPELAGMDVDFRGTGEDALREREHVLADVRRGVRLLERTSGFATLIPAVGSNLVECLADAETPEDVAGVPGRIFDVMGRAEVPADPEFGVSEHVALVLLAARDAGSDARAALNVAYSEETIAALAERGLSPVEFPAEAEDLRAEIRAVVDANPEARVLYQTGGFGVEPNVYVLGDDAPDAVAAVRDLL
- the dcd gene encoding dCTP deaminase codes for the protein MILSDADLLDRMEAGDLVVEPLDDPELQIQPASIDVRLGKRFLEFQHANIPCIHPTDETEVEEYVDETYIEDDEEFILHPGDFVLGTTKERVEVPPDLVAQVEGRSSLGRLAIVVHATAGFIDPGFRGKITLELSNLGTAPVALSPGMRISQLVFTELATPADRPYGSGRGSKYQDQDGPQASRIQGDEEFGGDQHDRRGGR
- the pth2 gene encoding peptidyl-tRNA hydrolase Pth2 yields the protein MKQVIAARTDLGMGRGKLAAQVAHAALQAAEKADPDAVRAWKDAGQPKIVVKVGSEDELLGVAEEARRAGLPSAIVRDAGRTELEPGTATTCAVGPAPGNQVDAVTGDLSLY
- the truD gene encoding tRNA pseudouridine(13) synthase TruD, yielding MREAHPLERAVGMEYYASDAPGTGGSLRESAADFRVRELEAFDTEPADADTGDYPHLVFRATLTNWDTNGFARDLSNKLGISRERVSWAGTKDRNAVTTQLFSVRGVAADDLPEVSNAELDVVGRAGRPIRFGDLRGNDFTIVVRDADSEPVAAVTDELAAFGGDCGDGDAGTSTTVGVPNYFGQQRFGSYRAITHEVGLHVLRGEWEDAVMTYVGNPSEHEPPETREARARVEEERDWSAAIEAFPRHLRYERAVLNTLAENGGRSAGDFREALETFPSNLQRLFVHAAQSYVFNLILSERLERGLPFDRAVEGDVVCFADDDGDPVLPDTDRRQRVTGRRVDVVNRHVERGRAFVTAPLVGTDTEFGDGEPGEIERGVCETVGVEPGDFDLPGAFDSTGTRRAILLTTDLDVTRDPLTFDFALPKGSYATVLLREYLKAGPLDL
- a CDS encoding DUF2103 domain-containing protein, with the protein product MECSRCGTPLEKPGDYCLVCETRNADTVVVHADPDHATLTFLDEDDVVGRTDIATTPEEDADLEGRRLRNFAGRIADEVRRKRPEEVYVAGDRSVVQAVRADLHYTVYRVPEDDPVAAVLERRGERELDVVEKAPAEKIGGTHSTLIGGRVGQRAIREVAAHPHVKKVIPGPIEAGGSGARGGVRAKVTRADANGNVRLLIRDGSSVQENRVVTTAMDRETGERVRDDLNEALADADLDR